DNA from bacterium:
TTGGTTGCATCTTCCAGCAATATCTCTGAATTCACGTGCCAATCTGTTTTCAGGGACTATGCCCAGTCCTAACTCATTACTCACCACAATAAGTGTAAATTTGGAAGTTTTTACTGTTTTTAATAGCGTCCGAATATCCCCAAGAATGTGGTCTTCCGCCCCTTCAACACCGAATTTATGTATCATATTAGACAGCCACAATGTGACGCAATCCAAAATAACAGCACCTTCAAAGTTTTTAAATTTGTTTAAAATGTTAATATTTATCGGCTCTTCAACTGTCTTCCATGTCAGGCTTCTCTTTGATTTATGCTTCTTGATTCTGTCCGCCATCTCTTTATCCATGGCTTCTGCAGTAGCCAAAAAGATAACATCCTTTCCAAGTGTTGATGCTAATTTCTCTGCAAAACTGCTCTTACCACTTCTTGCCCCGCCTGTAATGAGAACTATTTTAGCCATAAGGAATTCCTAATCCAACTCACCTACTGTTGCTACCTGTCTATATTTAACATCTTCAAACT
Protein-coding regions in this window:
- the cobU gene encoding bifunctional adenosylcobinamide kinase/adenosylcobinamide-phosphate guanylyltransferase; this encodes MAKIVLITGGARSGKSSFAEKLASTLGKDVIFLATAEAMDKEMADRIKKHKSKRSLTWKTVEEPININILNKFKNFEGAVILDCVTLWLSNMIHKFGVEGAEDHILGDIRTLLKTVKTSKFTLIVVSNELGLGIVPENRLAREFRDIAGRCNQLIACMADEVYFMVSGIELKIKG